A genomic stretch from Hemicordylus capensis ecotype Gifberg chromosome 1, rHemCap1.1.pri, whole genome shotgun sequence includes:
- the VEGFA gene encoding vascular endothelial growth factor A isoform X6 — protein MNFLLTWIHWGLAALLYFHNAKLSQAAPTQKDAKHHNDVIPFLEVFNRSACRAIETMVDILQEYPDQVEYIFKPSCVPLMKCAGCCNDEALECVPTEMGNITMQIMRIKHFQGQHMSQMSFQEHHKCECRPKKAKQEECYAPRR, from the exons ATGAACTTTCTGCTCACTTGGATCCATTGGGGGTTGGCGGCGCTGCTCTATTTTCACAACGCCAAG TTATCCCAAGCTGCTCCTACCCAGAAAGATGCGAAGCACCACAATGACG ttatcCCATTTCTGGAGGTCTTCAACCGCAGTGCCTGCAGGGCAATTGAGACCATGGTGGATATTCTCCAAGAATATCCCGATCAGGTGGAGTACATCTTCAAGCCATCATGTGTGCCCCTGATGAAGTGTGCAGGGTGCTGTAATGATGAGGCGCTGGAGTGCGTTCCCACAGAGATGGGCAACATCACCATGCAG ATCATGAGAATTAAACACTTTCAGGGCCAGCACATGAGCCAGATGAGCTTCCAAGAGCACCATAAATGTGAATGCAG ACCAAAGAAAGCTAAACAAGAAGA ATGTTATGCACCGAGAAGGTGA
- the VEGFA gene encoding vascular endothelial growth factor A isoform X5: protein MNFLLTWIHWGLAALLYFHNAKLSQAAPTQKDAKHHNDVIPFLEVFNRSACRAIETMVDILQEYPDQVEYIFKPSCVPLMKCAGCCNDEALECVPTEMGNITMQIMRIKHFQGQHMSQMSFQEHHKCECRPKKAKQEEKSKRGKGKGQKRKRKRGRYKPQTLCYAPRR from the exons ATGAACTTTCTGCTCACTTGGATCCATTGGGGGTTGGCGGCGCTGCTCTATTTTCACAACGCCAAG TTATCCCAAGCTGCTCCTACCCAGAAAGATGCGAAGCACCACAATGACG ttatcCCATTTCTGGAGGTCTTCAACCGCAGTGCCTGCAGGGCAATTGAGACCATGGTGGATATTCTCCAAGAATATCCCGATCAGGTGGAGTACATCTTCAAGCCATCATGTGTGCCCCTGATGAAGTGTGCAGGGTGCTGTAATGATGAGGCGCTGGAGTGCGTTCCCACAGAGATGGGCAACATCACCATGCAG ATCATGAGAATTAAACACTTTCAGGGCCAGCACATGAGCCAGATGAGCTTCCAAGAGCACCATAAATGTGAATGCAG ACCAAAGAAAGCTAAACAAGAAGA aAAATCAAAGCGAGGAAAGGGGAAGGGTCAAAAGAGAAAGCGCAAGAGAGGCCGGTATAAACCACAAACCTT ATGTTATGCACCGAGAAGGTGA
- the VEGFA gene encoding vascular endothelial growth factor A isoform X1 produces MNFLLTWIHWGLAALLYFHNAKLSQAAPTQKDAKHHNDVIPFLEVFNRSACRAIETMVDILQEYPDQVEYIFKPSCVPLMKCAGCCNDEALECVPTEMGNITMQIMRIKHFQGQHMSQMSFQEHHKCECRPKKAKQEEKSKRGKGKGQKRKRKRGRYKPQTFHCEPCSERRKHLFVQDPQTCKCSCKYTDARCKLRQLELNERTCRCYAPRR; encoded by the exons ATGAACTTTCTGCTCACTTGGATCCATTGGGGGTTGGCGGCGCTGCTCTATTTTCACAACGCCAAG TTATCCCAAGCTGCTCCTACCCAGAAAGATGCGAAGCACCACAATGACG ttatcCCATTTCTGGAGGTCTTCAACCGCAGTGCCTGCAGGGCAATTGAGACCATGGTGGATATTCTCCAAGAATATCCCGATCAGGTGGAGTACATCTTCAAGCCATCATGTGTGCCCCTGATGAAGTGTGCAGGGTGCTGTAATGATGAGGCGCTGGAGTGCGTTCCCACAGAGATGGGCAACATCACCATGCAG ATCATGAGAATTAAACACTTTCAGGGCCAGCACATGAGCCAGATGAGCTTCCAAGAGCACCATAAATGTGAATGCAG ACCAAAGAAAGCTAAACAAGAAGA aAAATCAAAGCGAGGAAAGGGGAAGGGTCAAAAGAGAAAGCGCAAGAGAGGCCGGTATAAACCACAAACCTT TCACTGTGAGCCTTGCTCAGAAAGGAGAAAGCACTTGTTTGTACAAGATCCCCAGACCTGTAAATGTTCCTGCAAATACACAGACGCACGTTGCAAGTTGAGGCAGCTTGAGTTAAACGAGCGCACTTGCAG ATGTTATGCACCGAGAAGGTGA
- the VEGFA gene encoding vascular endothelial growth factor A isoform X2 translates to MNFLLTWIHWGLAALLYFHNAKLSQAAPTQKDAKHHNDVIPFLEVFNRSACRAIETMVDILQEYPDQVEYIFKPSCVPLMKCAGCCNDEALECVPTEMGNITMQIMRIKHFQGQHMSQMSFQEHHKCECRPKKAKQEEKSKRGKGKGQKRKRKRGRHCEPCSERRKHLFVQDPQTCKCSCKYTDARCKLRQLELNERTCRCYAPRR, encoded by the exons ATGAACTTTCTGCTCACTTGGATCCATTGGGGGTTGGCGGCGCTGCTCTATTTTCACAACGCCAAG TTATCCCAAGCTGCTCCTACCCAGAAAGATGCGAAGCACCACAATGACG ttatcCCATTTCTGGAGGTCTTCAACCGCAGTGCCTGCAGGGCAATTGAGACCATGGTGGATATTCTCCAAGAATATCCCGATCAGGTGGAGTACATCTTCAAGCCATCATGTGTGCCCCTGATGAAGTGTGCAGGGTGCTGTAATGATGAGGCGCTGGAGTGCGTTCCCACAGAGATGGGCAACATCACCATGCAG ATCATGAGAATTAAACACTTTCAGGGCCAGCACATGAGCCAGATGAGCTTCCAAGAGCACCATAAATGTGAATGCAG ACCAAAGAAAGCTAAACAAGAAGA aAAATCAAAGCGAGGAAAGGGGAAGGGTCAAAAGAGAAAGCGCAAGAGAGGCCG TCACTGTGAGCCTTGCTCAGAAAGGAGAAAGCACTTGTTTGTACAAGATCCCCAGACCTGTAAATGTTCCTGCAAATACACAGACGCACGTTGCAAGTTGAGGCAGCTTGAGTTAAACGAGCGCACTTGCAG ATGTTATGCACCGAGAAGGTGA
- the VEGFA gene encoding vascular endothelial growth factor A isoform X4 translates to MNFLLTWIHWGLAALLYFHNAKLSQAAPTQKDAKHHNDVIPFLEVFNRSACRAIETMVDILQEYPDQVEYIFKPSCVPLMKCAGCCNDEALECVPTEMGNITMQIMRIKHFQGQHMSQMSFQEHHKCECRPKKAKQEEKSKRGKGKGQKRKRKRVTVSLAQKGESTCLYKIPRPVNVPANTQTHVAS, encoded by the exons ATGAACTTTCTGCTCACTTGGATCCATTGGGGGTTGGCGGCGCTGCTCTATTTTCACAACGCCAAG TTATCCCAAGCTGCTCCTACCCAGAAAGATGCGAAGCACCACAATGACG ttatcCCATTTCTGGAGGTCTTCAACCGCAGTGCCTGCAGGGCAATTGAGACCATGGTGGATATTCTCCAAGAATATCCCGATCAGGTGGAGTACATCTTCAAGCCATCATGTGTGCCCCTGATGAAGTGTGCAGGGTGCTGTAATGATGAGGCGCTGGAGTGCGTTCCCACAGAGATGGGCAACATCACCATGCAG ATCATGAGAATTAAACACTTTCAGGGCCAGCACATGAGCCAGATGAGCTTCCAAGAGCACCATAAATGTGAATGCAG ACCAAAGAAAGCTAAACAAGAAGA aAAATCAAAGCGAGGAAAGGGGAAGGGTCAAAAGAGAAAGCGCAAGAGAG TCACTGTGAGCCTTGCTCAGAAAGGAGAAAGCACTTGTTTGTACAAGATCCCCAGACCTGTAAATGTTCCTGCAAATACACAGACGCACGTTGCAAGTTGA
- the VEGFA gene encoding vascular endothelial growth factor A isoform X3 — translation MNFLLTWIHWGLAALLYFHNAKLSQAAPTQKDAKHHNDVIPFLEVFNRSACRAIETMVDILQEYPDQVEYIFKPSCVPLMKCAGCCNDEALECVPTEMGNITMQIMRIKHFQGQHMSQMSFQEHHKCECRPKKAKQEDHCEPCSERRKHLFVQDPQTCKCSCKYTDARCKLRQLELNERTCRCYAPRR, via the exons ATGAACTTTCTGCTCACTTGGATCCATTGGGGGTTGGCGGCGCTGCTCTATTTTCACAACGCCAAG TTATCCCAAGCTGCTCCTACCCAGAAAGATGCGAAGCACCACAATGACG ttatcCCATTTCTGGAGGTCTTCAACCGCAGTGCCTGCAGGGCAATTGAGACCATGGTGGATATTCTCCAAGAATATCCCGATCAGGTGGAGTACATCTTCAAGCCATCATGTGTGCCCCTGATGAAGTGTGCAGGGTGCTGTAATGATGAGGCGCTGGAGTGCGTTCCCACAGAGATGGGCAACATCACCATGCAG ATCATGAGAATTAAACACTTTCAGGGCCAGCACATGAGCCAGATGAGCTTCCAAGAGCACCATAAATGTGAATGCAG ACCAAAGAAAGCTAAACAAGAAGA TCACTGTGAGCCTTGCTCAGAAAGGAGAAAGCACTTGTTTGTACAAGATCCCCAGACCTGTAAATGTTCCTGCAAATACACAGACGCACGTTGCAAGTTGAGGCAGCTTGAGTTAAACGAGCGCACTTGCAG ATGTTATGCACCGAGAAGGTGA
- the VEGFA gene encoding vascular endothelial growth factor A isoform X7 produces the protein MNFLLTWIHWGLAALLYFHNAKLSQAAPTQKDAKHHNDVIPFLEVFNRSACRAIETMVDILQEYPDQVEYIFKPSCVPLMKCAGCCNDEALECVPTEMGNITMQIMRIKHFQGQHMSQMSFQEHHKCECRPKKAKQEE, from the exons ATGAACTTTCTGCTCACTTGGATCCATTGGGGGTTGGCGGCGCTGCTCTATTTTCACAACGCCAAG TTATCCCAAGCTGCTCCTACCCAGAAAGATGCGAAGCACCACAATGACG ttatcCCATTTCTGGAGGTCTTCAACCGCAGTGCCTGCAGGGCAATTGAGACCATGGTGGATATTCTCCAAGAATATCCCGATCAGGTGGAGTACATCTTCAAGCCATCATGTGTGCCCCTGATGAAGTGTGCAGGGTGCTGTAATGATGAGGCGCTGGAGTGCGTTCCCACAGAGATGGGCAACATCACCATGCAG ATCATGAGAATTAAACACTTTCAGGGCCAGCACATGAGCCAGATGAGCTTCCAAGAGCACCATAAATGTGAATGCAG ACCAAAGAAAGCTAAACAAGAAGAGTAA